The sequence aatgacgctctcaacaacagacttgtagaagatctgcaacatcttgttgcaaaccttgaaggaccttagcttcctcaagaagtacagtctgctctgtcctttcttgtagatggcttcactgttgtgtctccagtccagtctgttgtccagatgaacaccaaggtatttatattcctcaaccacctccacttcttctcccatgatggaaacagggtttgatctgaccttgtttctcctgaaatctacaatcatctcctttgttttgttaacattcaagatgagatgattgttcccacaccatgccacaaagcggtccaccagctctctgtactcagcttcttgtccatctctgatacacccgaccactgcagagtcatctgaatatttctgtagatgacaggagtctgacttgtactggaagtctgaagtgtacagagtgaaaaggaatggtgagagtacagtcccctgtggtgctcctgtgctgctgatcacctggttagacacacaattcttcagtctgacaaactgtggtctgtttgtcaggtagtcattaatccaggtgattgttgaggcctccacctgagtcttctggagtttcagactaagcagatcaggctggattgtgttaaatgcactggagaaatcaaagaacatgtcctcacagtgctgcctgctttatccagatgacagtgggtttgttgaagcaggtgtatgatatgATGATATGTCCCATTGGAATAAATCTGAGTTTCACTTTCTGAAATGAGTGACAAAAAAGTAACTTCACAGTACTCTAAATGTTattgagctgtgtgtgtgtgtgtctgtctgtaaaGATTAGACACTTGCAGATCGTTCAGCTTCCTCTCACtcacacccccccaccccccacccaaaGACCACAGTAAACTAGGttggttttttttcacttttttgtttttattttttcccagaGGGGTCATCCTCTTTAAACTGAATTGTCATTGtcactttttaaaaagtgtttccaAGTCTAGACAGAAAAGAGACAGttgataacaaaacaaaaaatcatcAAAAAGTATCCAAGCTGACAGATGACTTCTGTTTCTGCAACACTCTGCTACTGATATCACAATGAGGATGGATGGTGCAATCGTGTCAGACTGTGTAAACCTGGAACACGATGCTGTCAGGATGTGTGCTACACCACTCTGAAGTAAAGAACTAATGTCCAACAAACCAGCCCAGTTGACTAATACAACACATACTGAGGGAGAAATGGCAACACACTTGTTTGCCTTTTCAGCATTTTATGGTTAATTTAATCCAATACCCCAAAACGGGTaatataagttaaaaaaaaaaactgacatgaATAACtccagaataaaaaaaactgcatcccTTTAGTACACCTTGATGGGAAGTGATGAACATCAGCCAAAGTAGTGGAGGCTGAGGCGTTGACAGGTCATAATGaaatgaggaggaggatgagtaAGATGGGGAGAACTTCCTGTCAGTCCGCTTCTTATTCTATATCGTCCTCACTCAGACTCTGTGCACTCACGATGCGCTGCAGGACAAAGCGGACAGAATTCTGTCAGTACCCTACCTGGCAGATAATGGATCGTTTCTGAGAGCGCATGTCCTTACCTGGCTGATGCTGGGCAGTTTGGTGAGCAGCATCTGGAAGACGGGTGGAGGCAGAGTCTGCTGCAACACCTGCAGCAGTTGCTGAGGCTGACCACACACGGCGATGGCGTTGGTTAGGTGGTCCACACCTTTTTCATAGTCTCCTGTGGATGTGAGCACAAAGACAGAGAGCGTCATTCAGTCAGTGTTTTACTGAAGTAGACGTTTGTGTGCTGAGCAAAACAGATTTCACATAAACATCTCAAAAAGAGCAGGACATTTCCATAATAAATCAATCTGTTGGAGCCATTAGCGTTGTGGTGCTGGCAGTTGGTGGTTACCCTGAGCCAGCAGCTCCTCCCCAAGCTGGATCTCTTCCAGGAAGAACTTCTGCACTGCCTCTGCATCCTTCAGGTCCGGAAGCTGCAGGACAACATTCAGCCAAGAGTCAGGTCTAATAACTCATTCATAACATTTTTCATCACCTCGCAGTAGTAAATGAAACAAGTACTTTAAATGAAACAACAAATTTGTGACTTTACGTCAGTTTAGAGGGAACATTTTAGGAGACAGAGCCCCCATTAGCAATCAATGCAGTTGgttaaggcaaggcatctttatttatatagcgcatttcataccacaggcaactcaatgtgttttacataaagacaaggcatttaaaagaacagcataaagcagcataaaaaagaAGCAATTTAAGGGggtaaaaaaatagaataaaaattaaaacacacagttaaaagcaatcaaagaagaggggaaaaagaaaaatataaagcaattaagaggatttatagcattatgctttaaaattatttaaaggaactcaaccataagcacaccgaaagagaaatatttttacctggatttaaaagagcttacagttggggctgatttcagttctgcgggtggtttgttccagttgtgtgcagcataacagctaaaagctgcttccacgtgtctagtttgaactctgggctccactatctgacctgagtcagcagatctcagagctctactgggtttatactctactagcatgtcattcgtgtattctggacctaaacccttctgtgatttgtagacgagtagcagaactttgaaatctattctgtatctgaccgagagccaatgtaaagacttgagaacaggggtgatgtgatctcgtctctttgttctggttaaaactcgggctgcagcgttctgaatgagctgcagctgtttgagactctttggggggagtccagtcagaagaccgttacagtagtcaagtctgttggagatgaaagcatgaatcagcttctcctgatctgttcgcggcctgtcatgctagccaaatacgtgatggccaaggggcaaattctaaaccttccacgtaaaacaacaacttgcacactgcagaaacgtcacaccactttataaaccatccgacaatcatgtcacaagccttaccatcaaaaccatatgcatggttcttacattactggcatggtgacgttacaaaacaactttataaacagcatgtcacttacctgttgttggtatgcgcgcacatgtgaaagcccaaaagagtcaatggacgatactcccatatacaaagcaattatcttctctagaacaGCCATGATAAACTATTTaagacattacaacaatattactgggcatgaaACAACATGAAGTAATGCTAACCTAGCAGTATATGGTATTGTtgttaaatacttgaacgcactttttctagagaagataattgttttgtatatgggagtatcgtccattgactcttttgggctttcacatgtgcgcgcataccaacaaccggtaagtgacatgctgtttataaagttgttttgtaacgtccccatgccagtaatgtgagaaccatgcatatggttttgatggtaaggcttgtgactttattgtcggatgttttataaagtggtgtgacgtttctgcagtgtacaagttgttgttttacgtggaaggtttaggaatttgccccttggccaccacgtatttggctagcatgacaggctgcgcaaacagcgcaatcgctgcACAGGGAgtgccgatttgcaccagtctgtgtcctactgtcagtatttgacaacctctagcaatgggattgcgcttcaaatgccccggagttctcctttaagctgCTTATCGGCTAGCCTGTAAAGTGTGCAATAATtagccataacattaaaaccaccaaCAGGCGAACCTAAGAACATTGATCATGTTGGAGTTtaactcaggaagaagagcagtcATCTGCCAGTTGGAGGGTCCGTGGTTCAaagcgtccttgggcaagacaccgAACCACAGGTTGCCTACATATGTGTCCATCAGTGTTTAAACGTGTATGATAGAGAAGAAAGCATGTGTATCCTGGAAAACCGTATGGGCTAAGACATGCTTTATGAGTATGTGTgactgaatgtggcatgtagtgtaaaagcattttgagtggtcagctagaccaGAAAAGCGCCAtctaagtacagtccatttaactGCCGGTTCACAGCTTATCTGGCCACACAGGAAGATCCAACACAATATTAGGCAGGTGGGTTTTAattttgtggctgttttgtatcCAGTGATGTGCTCACCTTTGCCATGCCTGCCCTCTCtttggctgctttctgctttcTTCTCCCtgtgacaaacacacaaaacaaaaccacatATAGAGATTAAAATTTCCCTGGTAAAGATATACCAGCACACAGCTGGTTTAGTCTGAACCACCCCTTAAAGTCAatgttcacttagtttctagAATTTAGTACACTCACTGCTTTTACAGAATATGTATGTTGCCAACATGCCTCCATCATCTGTTTACAGGTGATCCCATTtctgacatctttttttttcttttaaacttacTTTGACTGAAAGAGGTTTAGTGTAGAAACTACTTTAAGGAAGCTGTTAATCTTTCACAAACTGGAGCCCTGAATAGATTAAGattagattaagatcagatttattgtcatgcatacatgcatgcatacacacgaaatttgtcctccgcttttaacccatccaggttggcacccgtttgacacacacatgcacatgcacatggtcacacactcCAACACTCCAACacacagatgccaacctggagcggtgggcagccatgaagcgcccggggagcatggggggtacagtgccttgctcaagggcacctcagccgtgacaaggaggtggactgacacccctccagctatcagttccaccaatcttttttgatggcgagagtgggaatcgaaccgccaaccttccggttattggacgaccaactctaaccactgagcctgCAGAGCATGTGCTGCATCTGTGCTGGGGCTGTTGATCCTCTGCCCAGCAGTAAAAGTTTCACTGATCCCTGAATGACATGATAATCTCCATTTGACTGGAAGCCCAACTAGCAGGAGGTGTGTGACTGCACTGTTGTGTAGAAGCTTTGTGAATGAGTCTGTGCTGCAGGTAACATCAGTGTAGAGTTTGGCAAACAGTTTCTCTCAGATTGCTGTGGTCATGAAGAGACACTGCACAGTCTCACGCACACTACAAGTGCAGGGTTAAACACTAAGGAATCAAATATTAACTGTAACTGGTCACAAGCTGGCACCTGTAGACTTGCACGGTCAGTCACCACACTGGAAGGATACAGCTGGGTGGAGGCGATTTTTTTCTGTTCACATTTCCAATCTGGGCCAGACTGTCAaagattttttaaattgttgaaCTGTGTATTGTCACATTGAGTCACGCGATGTTTCTCAAGCACAACCTGAATTTTACACCAGGTTTCATCAAACACCATCATTGGGTTCTGAGTGATATCGGAAAATGAAAGACTTTCACAAATTAGAACCCCGAAATATGCTAAAAATGTGACATAATCCTTTATCCGATTTTGCTTGGTTATTTAATTTAACCAGTTTGATTCCACCACTCGTGTGTGATCTGAACAGCGTACTGCCAAGTATGTTATGTGGTCGTTAACTGAGAAGACGTTAAAATGTCTGACGTTTGAGTGAAGCACAACGTGGGATCTTCATCAGACAAGCTCAGACAGACCGCTACAACTGAGCTTTTGCCACAATCTCATAACTGGCAGGCCaggccaagccaagccaagccaagccaaacCAAACCTGAACCAACCACAACAGAGTAGACCTGTGCTCTAGGGCCTGATGAAGGTGAGGAAAGAGGAGGTCAAGACTCACGTTCCCGCAGCCTGTTCTTGAAGTTGGGGTCACTCCGTCTTTTCCTATCAAAATAGATGCAGTAACCGACGAAGAGAGCCCCACACACGCCCGCAGCTATCGCACTCGTCCTACCACCCATCATTACTCCAGGACAGGGTCGGCGATAGAAGGATTTCGATTTATTTTGGGATTTTTCTTCCGCAGTCGGTTTATGTCAGTGAGCTAGCGGAAGCTCAGAGCAGGAAGGACCCATAAAGCCCCCGCCGTTTGACAGATTAGAACTGACTGAGAACGCCTGACTAAAATGTTACATACAGTATTTTCACTGTTATTAATTGACGGTTGTAACACATGTTTGGGTTTTACTGTAAAGCTAGGTTTCAACAAAGGATAGACGGTCTGGATACGTGTGATGATCGAAGATGACGTTTTAAGTTTAATTGTGTGCAACACCTGGcacagagtggtgtaaaaagactCTCTATAGCTCTGAGTAAGATATTACGAAAAACCTCAACTTCAACATTTATAGCATGCATCACACTTTTACAGCCTGACAAACTATTCTGTTAAAAGTGAACTTACCAACGTAAACGTATGATGGTAGAGAGACCCGACAAGAAATTAACTGAAGAAATTATTGAATATTCTGGTAAACTCTGAGAAACATCTAACAAAAGCGAGAGGAAAGTTTAAATAACAAAGGACTGttgtgattctttttttctgagaGGTTAAGCTGCTGTTCGAACATAAATATGGGTAGCAGTGATACTTATTTTCACTTATTTCATTGCAgacaatgaaataaaattaGATATTTCATACTTTGTCTCGTCCACGTCATATGTTAAAAATACATCAATTTGGGTAAGTAAAGAAAATatgatattaaataaaaaaggcGACATTAATAATGATTGTAGTCATGATTAGGTTAAAACGAAAAGAAAGGCATAATTCACCAGATCCTGAGGAGCAAAGACGGGTATAGGACCTTCTGTTTCTCtaaggaaaaaaatgaatgagaaaAATCATAGAACTGTTTAAAAACAGTAACCAGCAAAGAAAGACTTGAGGGAATTTCTTGCTCTATAGTGGAAAATATCATCACAGGCTTCAAGGAATTATCTGGGCTCTGAGgcggggggagggggagggggggggcatCACACAGTGGAAACGTGTGTTGTGGTCAGACCAATCAGTattccagatctttgttggaaCAAGTGGACGCTGTGTGTTCAAAGAACAAAATGAGCATCCAGAGCAAACCAGTCCAAAGCTAATTTCCACTTCTGTTACTTatggcagcattaatgcagaaaGGTTCACTGAGATTTTACAGCAACATATGCTTCCTTCAAGACCACATCTTTTCTAGAGACGTCCATAGATTTTTCAACAAGTGCACATTCTTCTGGGACCGTGACAGGATTGATCTGTGagcattttggttttgtttgtttgtgttgatatTTCAGTTTAAAGGTAAAAAtcgaaaaaaaattaaatgataaaaaaaaagaacatggggcacaagtaaaaaaaagagtACGATTGAATAATTATGTCACGCTCACCATCCTGTCTGCAAATTCATTATCATCTGTCTTTGTCAATGTGATAATATTAAACTATTGTACTGCTACAAAGAATTGTGGGACTCTATTCTCTACGACAGGAAGAGATGAATTCCAGAGACCTTGAAGTGAATAGGTACACATTTATTTAATATTATAGATTACATTCTTATTTACACGTATTACAATATAAACAGaaggttaaaagaaaaacacaagtaaATGTGTGGGTACTGTGCACTGTCAGTACTTAGCACGACTCCATTGGCAAGCATCACCTTTTCTAAAAGCTTTTTTTGCGGGCAGCTATGAGTTTTTCTGTCAATATTTCATGGATTGTCTACCATGCCTCCTACAAAAAGGCTTCTGGGAGATTTTCCACACATCTTGGATGCACTGCTTTCTTGAGGTCTGTTGATAGACTTTTAATGATTTTTCGGTTGGGAGTCTGATGATGTCGGCAAAAGTTGCAGTTTTTGTATGTGGAGTTGGTCCTGTGTAGCTTTTTGTTCAGGAGCATTGCCTTTTTGTAGAAGTCATTCTCTTCTTAAGCTTTTTGCCAGATTGTGTGATGTCTGGGTCTGAATTTGATGGTATTTAATTTAATAGATCCCTTTATTATGCAGTGAAATTAGCACAAATTGTGGTACATGTATGCGTATGTTTAACAGTTGATGACATTCTGAAACTCTGATGTCTTCCAATACATTCTTTAGACATTGAATTATTAATGATCAAAGGAGCCGTTGTCTGCTGGTGGTTAGGACAGTATCAGAAGAGACTGAGTATTGACAAAGCTTTACATTTTGTATCATCTAGTCTTTACTAGTGAATAAGCTATAACCCTTAAAAAGTTAATTTAAGAAATTGTTAAAGGTTATCAGAGGGCTCATGTTTCTTGGGGTGTCCAGACTAATGTGCCACATGCAAAATAATGTAGAAATTATGTTCAATATGATAAAATCTATTTTGGAGTACAACTGAACTCTTTCCTGTAAGAGGAGGTGCCCAAACTTTGGCATGTTATTGGACTACTATATTTATAGAGCCATTTGTACATATAAAATCAAACTCAGTATTAACTGAATAGTTTAAGTTTGTGTCCAGCACTATGCTGCAACTGTTGTTTACTGGCAATAATACTACCCTGTGGCATTATGTTGTACCAACAGGGGTAGCTGTTGCTCCAGCACAGCATCCACAACACTACACTAACAGTTTAGGGTCCAACACAAACTCACACATAATCGCACACACACGCTTTCTTCcgctgtgtttatgtgtgtagaGTCTATTTCCTGTCAGTGTGCGATATCTTGATATTTTGGGGTCTGATGGTGTTCAAGATTGAAAAAAGACAGCAGCGTATACTCCAGCATGAATGAACAACACAAAACACTAAAGTGTGCATGCAGCAGATAATTGTATTGCAGAGAGCAGAACAACCAGATACAAAGTCAGACTGTAGTAACATTTGACACAGCTGATGACTGACAGACCAAGTGGTCTGATGTATGAAAGGCATCCAAGTGTAGTTCACAGAAAACATTTTACTTTCAATTACAGTTTCTCAGTCGCTTTGGTACAATTCTCGAATCATCCTCGCCATTTGCAAAATAGTACGCCATTTCTCAAAACTATTTGGACAAATAGCAAAACACCATGGATGACCTGCAAAAGCCATTCTCTTGCTCAAAATCCTTAGTTCATCTCTCAAAACTAAATATCTGTGTCAATGAACATGTCAGTGCCATCAGAATGTCAAGTCCTTGTGTCATTGTGTACGGATAAGACAGTCAAATTGCTTAGTCATGTTGTCAATATAACAGTGTACTCTGGAGGGATGTTCTGATGTAAACTATGGCTAAGTTTTGATGACAATTATTGTAATTTACACCTTAGTGTATGTGTGAGATTGATTACAAGAGACAAGATTCACAATTACCCTTTTACTGTTTGTAAtttgtacaaaaaagaaaagacagcacTGCATAGCACAAAGAAAAAGTGGAAATGTGAACCTACAATCTAGTAAGGGAAAACTGTACATACAGTGCTGTAGGAATTACAGTGCAGACAGTCTTCCTAGACCTATTGACGTTCCTGTCTGTTGGGCCACATATTCTCATCCACGTCACATTGAATATTATCTCTTGCGATGCAGCGTGGAAAGAATCTTCTTGAGTGTCTTATCCAGCCTCTGCAGGTATCTGCTGTGATGTCCTCACACGCCGCATCCATGGCAGCCAGAAGGGTAATTTGTGTATGTGGCTGGCGATCATACACTTTCCAACGCCACGCAGAGAAAAACTCTTCAATGGGGTTAAGGAATGGGGAGTAGGGTGGGAGGAACTCCATCAGCATCCTATTGTGAGCTGCAAACCATTGCCTGACGATGTTTGAGCGATGGAAGCTGACATTGTCACAAATTACCACATGCTTTGGCAAGTCATCTCCAATCTGACCTCTCTCATGTTCAGGGATGAGATCCCTGTAAAGAGCGTCTAAAAGGTGACTAGACGCTCTGTGTTATATGAACCAATAAGGGGAATATGCGTTAGCACACCATTTTCTGAGATGGCAGCACCCATTGTTATGTTCCCGCCCCGTTGGCCTGGCACATCAACTGTCGTTCTGTGCCCGATGATATTTCGCCCACGCCTTCTGCGTTTTGTGAGGTTGAAGCCAGCCTCATCCATGTAGATGAAGCTGTGCGGTGGCTCGCTTGCTTCCAGTTCCATTATACGCTATATCCAGAATACACAAAATTAGTTTTATGAGTTacatgcattttcattttgataagGTTACATCAAATGTATACAGCACATATTGCATCTTCTTTTCTACAGCCATAGCAAATGTGTAAAGGTCACACTTACTGTACTGTATATCACTATGCAGTGTTGTACTGTTTACTGTGAAGTACGGCTACTGTATGCTCATACATGTTTTACCTGTACATAATGGTAGCGCAGCTCCTTCACTCTTTCAAAGGGAACAGTGTACAGCTGTTTCATATGCATTTGGTGTCTTTTCAGTACCCTGTCAATTATTGAGATGCTGACTGTTTGGATGTTTGCAAAGATGTTGTTGTCCTCTATAATGGCACTCTGTATCTccctaaggctgcggctacacgaaaacgtttttcactgtaaacgatactttttcttatcgtttcgctgtcgcggccacacggagccggcgttcccactaccccaaaacgatagtttttgagaacgggttccagagtgggaaagtttgaaaacgaggtcgtttcgtttccattattacagcgaaaacgtttttgcgtcagtcaaacgttgacgctgtgagacttctctattgtctcacagcgtggcgtgacacagtggcgtgtgtactgcatcgtttcatcgttttcatccgttttcgtctggacctgagtctttacagcagcgttgccgtgtggttgcaagaattttcgtacccgttttaaaaaaaaaaacttgtttcgtttctgtgtagccgtagcctaagtctTATGGCATTGTTCTCTATAACCATGGTGCAAATGGCCTCCTCCTGTTCAGGTGTGAAAAGGGGCCCTCTGCCACCCCTGTGAAGTTGTCTTGCAGTCCTATGTGGAAACAATATAgcaatgcaaaacacaaaattgaGTAAGATAAAATGTCACTGTATGAAGTATACTTACTTATATTGTAATGTGGAATACTGTTACATTGTATGAAGCATTACAGAACAGTGCCTATTGTTGGATTACATACCTGTTCTCTCGACGAAAAGTCTGAACGATTGAGGACACAGTTGTTCTGCCAACATTTGGTTGCACCCTTCGACCAGCCTCTGCCATTGTAAGCCCATGATTGAGAACATGGTCCACAAGGGTGGCTCTGATCTCATCTGGAATGCGCATATGTCCTCGGCctcttctgcctcttcctctgttcTGTCTCCCAACTCCTCCGCCATGCAACctcactcctcttcctcttcctcttcctcttcctcttcctcttctctgtGGCTGTTGGCCTAATTCCTTCCATTGTCAGACATTGAAACATTGTGTTGTGCTccagctatatatatatttgtcagtTGATTGGTCGTTAGAGAAAGTcaacattcacctgggagcaaTTTACCAATtcaggacagattttgaacaaaaGTCTAATGGAAATGTATAGAAATATGCTTGACATATTATGACAACTTGTTCAACCATTTTGCATGTAAAGACCTATACGATGAACTAATGCCTTAATGTTGTGGGGGGTGAGACTATTCAACAGAGACCTGTACAATACATTTTGATCAACATGACAAAAGCAATTGATAATGtaggaaacagcagagaattGTACATAATCATGTGCATGGATGTGCCAAAGCATTGGCAACTTgctgaaagaaatgagaaactgcTTATTTGATGTGCACAAGTGACACAATGATGTGACAATTGAACACGTAGTTTTGAGAATTGCAACTCTGATCTGAGAATTGTCCAAAagcgactgagaaaaactgtaactgATCTCTTCTTTGCTTATAACCACATCCTTTCACAGCCTAGCATTCATATTTTCACTTAAATAAaggtcattattattattattattattaactttATTTGTTAATATGGATTTGGTTAatggagttcggggaggccatggagaacgacttccggacggcctcgaggagattctggtccaccatccggcggctcagggggggaaagcggtgcaccgtcaacaccgtgtatggtgggggcggggctctgctgacctcaactaggaacgtcgtgagtcggtggggggagtacttcgagggcctcctcaatcctaccgacacgccttccgatgaggaagcagagttggggagctcggacgtgggacctcccatctctggggctgaggtcgccgaggtggtcaaaaaactcctcggtggcaaggccccgggggtggatgaggtccgtcctgagttcctcaaggctctggatgttgtggggctgtcttggttgacacgcctctgcagcatcgcgtggacatcgggggcagtgcctctggactggcagatcggggtggtggtccccctctttaaaaagggggaccggagggtgtgttccaactatagggggatcacactcgtcagcctccctggtaaggtcttttcgggggtactggaga is a genomic window of Odontesthes bonariensis isolate fOdoBon6 chromosome 4, fOdoBon6.hap1, whole genome shotgun sequence containing:
- the tomm20b gene encoding mitochondrial import receptor subunit TOM20 homolog B, which codes for MMGGRTSAIAAGVCGALFVGYCIYFDRKRRSDPNFKNRLRERRRKQKAAKERAGMAKLPDLKDAEAVQKFFLEEIQLGEELLAQGDYEKGVDHLTNAIAVCGQPQQLLQVLQQTLPPPVFQMLLTKLPSISQRIVSAQSLSEDDIE